A window of the Nitrosococcus wardiae genome harbors these coding sequences:
- the lptC gene encoding LPS export ABC transporter periplasmic protein LptC, whose amino-acid sequence MLNEDPARPGRTDPNRRTANYFMEEFTLTLMDQKGLPLYRLAGTHMVHYPDNDTVEVTAPHAVFYRQDTPHWEVVAEQGLTNSQGDEIYLLGEVVIRQFGADAKTNKMKIFTQDMRVEPWAKYAETNQPITLLNSFGKTHAIGAQVYLKEERIELLSQVRGDYEPTPRP is encoded by the coding sequence TTGCTCAATGAAGACCCTGCGCGCCCTGGTCGCACCGACCCGAACAGGCGTACTGCCAATTATTTCATGGAGGAATTTACCTTAACGTTGATGGACCAAAAGGGTCTCCCCCTTTACCGCTTGGCGGGTACTCACATGGTCCACTACCCGGATAACGATACCGTAGAAGTCACTGCGCCACATGCTGTCTTTTATCGTCAAGACACTCCCCATTGGGAGGTCGTGGCTGAACAGGGTTTAACTAATAGCCAAGGCGATGAGATTTACCTCTTAGGGGAAGTCGTTATTCGGCAATTTGGGGCCGATGCCAAAACCAATAAGATGAAGATCTTCACCCAGGATATGCGGGTGGAACCCTGGGCAAAATATGCCGAGACCAATCAGCCCATCACGTTGCTAAATAGTTTTGGCAAAACTCATGCCATAGGGGCTCAAGTGTATCTAAAAGAGGAACGCATAGAGCTATTATCGCAGGTAAGAGGAGACTATGAGCCGACACCTAGGCCTTAA
- the ptsN gene encoding PTS IIA-like nitrogen regulatory protein PtsN: MQITEFLVPEQIAVGAVAGSKKRVLERLSELLTRGADDLDSADVFDCLLARERLGSTGLGDGIAIPHARMAGNQHTLAALVRLDQGIDFDALDQQPVDLFCALLVPEESAQIHVQLLAQLAEMFRDPEFCARLREAKDPHTLLEVLREWEQTSASTGIVD, encoded by the coding sequence ATGCAAATTACCGAGTTTCTTGTCCCCGAACAAATCGCTGTGGGTGCCGTTGCAGGCAGCAAAAAACGTGTGCTAGAGCGGCTCAGCGAGTTGCTTACCCGAGGCGCGGATGACCTGGACTCGGCGGATGTTTTCGACTGCCTACTTGCTAGGGAACGTCTTGGCAGCACTGGTCTTGGGGATGGGATCGCCATTCCCCATGCCCGCATGGCTGGCAATCAGCATACCCTCGCAGCATTAGTTCGCCTGGACCAAGGAATTGATTTTGATGCCCTCGATCAACAGCCGGTCGATCTATTCTGCGCCCTGCTGGTTCCGGAAGAATCAGCCCAAATTCACGTGCAGCTGCTTGCCCAATTGGCAGAAATGTTCCGTGATCCGGAATTCTGTGCCCGCCTGCGTGAAGCCAAAGACCCCCATACCCTGCTGGAGGTCCTAAGGGAATGGGAGCAAACCTCTGCGTCCACCGGTATTGTTGACTAA
- the hpf gene encoding ribosome hibernation-promoting factor, HPF/YfiA family produces MKEQSMQVNITGHHVEITQALRNYVENKCERLERHFDQLTNIHVVLSVEKTRQKAEATLHVSKANVFASSEDEDMYTAIDDLVDKLDRQIKKHREKLTDHHRSEGIMKKQQQG; encoded by the coding sequence ATTAAGGAGCAATCCATGCAAGTAAATATTACTGGCCACCACGTTGAAATCACTCAAGCCCTGCGGAACTATGTGGAAAATAAGTGTGAGCGCCTAGAACGCCATTTTGATCAATTGACTAATATTCACGTCGTCCTTAGTGTTGAAAAAACGAGGCAGAAAGCTGAAGCAACACTGCATGTGAGCAAGGCCAATGTGTTTGCCTCCTCTGAAGACGAAGACATGTATACCGCCATTGACGATCTGGTGGACAAATTAGATCGGCAAATTAAAAAGCACCGAGAGAAATTGACCGACCATCACCGCAGTGAGGGAATAATGAAAAAGCAACAACAAGGATAG
- the rapZ gene encoding RNase adapter RapZ: MKLLIISGVSGSGKSIALHALEDQGFYCIDNLPVYLLPVFAQKMQQDAQQLRAAVGIDARNLPQELQQFPQILEDIEEVGAQCHIIFLDASDATLLKRFSETRRKHPLNNIPLAEAIRHERELLEAIAEKADLRIDTTCTTVHQLRDLISERVGDGARTGMSLLFQSFGYKHGVPLDADFVFDVRCLPNPYWEPHLRPLSGRDQEVIAYLERHETVTQMRQDLIAFLQHWLQRFQETNRSYLTVAIGCTGGQHRSVYLTEQLTAYFHSAHNRVLCRHRELS, from the coding sequence ATGAAATTGCTTATCATCAGCGGTGTATCGGGATCAGGCAAAAGTATTGCCCTTCATGCCTTAGAAGATCAGGGTTTCTATTGCATCGATAACCTACCTGTCTACCTTCTTCCCGTCTTTGCCCAAAAGATGCAACAGGATGCCCAACAACTCCGCGCCGCCGTCGGTATTGATGCCCGTAACCTTCCCCAAGAACTCCAACAATTTCCTCAGATCCTAGAGGACATTGAAGAGGTGGGGGCTCAGTGCCATATCATCTTTCTTGATGCTAGCGATGCAACACTTCTTAAACGCTTTAGTGAAACCCGCCGCAAACATCCACTCAACAATATCCCCCTCGCCGAGGCCATCCGCCATGAGCGGGAGTTGTTGGAGGCTATTGCCGAAAAAGCCGATCTTAGAATTGATACCACCTGTACTACGGTCCACCAGCTACGGGACTTAATTAGCGAGCGGGTCGGCGATGGTGCGCGCACGGGGATGTCACTGCTATTTCAGTCTTTTGGCTACAAACATGGAGTCCCCCTCGATGCTGATTTTGTATTTGACGTCCGTTGTCTTCCTAATCCCTATTGGGAGCCCCATTTGCGACCCTTGAGCGGACGGGACCAAGAAGTGATTGCCTATCTTGAGCGCCACGAGACCGTCACCCAAATGCGGCAAGACTTGATTGCCTTCTTACAACACTGGCTACAGCGGTTTCAAGAGACCAATCGCAGTTATCTGACGGTGGCCATCGGATGCACAGGGGGACAGCATCGTTCAGTTTATTTAACAGAGCAGCTCACAGCTTATTTCCATTCTGCACATAACCGAGTACTTTGCCGTCATCGGGAATTGTCATGA
- the kdsC gene encoding 3-deoxy-manno-octulosonate-8-phosphatase KdsC gives MHEVFVRASAIKLVIFDVDGVLTDGGLFLSDDGQEYKVFYSRDGHGMKMLQYTGVQIGIITGRTSQVVSHRMESLGITHVYQGQKIKLPAYEHLLEKLSFQTHETAYVGDDVVDLAIMQRVGLAIAVQDAHPLVKQHAHWITPNPGGRGAARDACELIMEAQGTLEAQLEKHY, from the coding sequence ATGCATGAGGTATTTGTCAGAGCCTCGGCTATCAAATTAGTCATTTTTGATGTGGATGGCGTGCTTACCGATGGAGGCCTTTTCCTGAGTGATGACGGCCAGGAATACAAGGTCTTTTATTCCCGGGATGGCCACGGCATGAAAATGCTACAATACACGGGGGTTCAAATTGGAATTATTACCGGTCGAACTTCTCAAGTAGTCAGCCACCGTATGGAAAGCCTCGGAATCACCCATGTGTACCAGGGCCAAAAGATTAAACTCCCCGCTTACGAACATTTGCTTGAAAAACTCAGTTTCCAAACCCATGAAACTGCCTATGTGGGCGACGATGTGGTGGATTTGGCGATTATGCAGCGGGTAGGATTAGCCATTGCCGTTCAAGATGCCCATCCGCTGGTCAAGCAACATGCCCATTGGATTACCCCCAACCCCGGCGGTCGAGGTGCTGCTCGTGACGCCTGCGAGCTAATTATGGAAGCTCAGGGAACTCTCGAAGCGCAACTGGAGAAGCATTATTAA
- a CDS encoding HPr kinase/phosphorylase-related protein, with protein MRLQGVSSPSEDNVTSHGVLLVIFDVGVLLRGESRVGKSSLALELIRRGHRLIADDAPIFQRTAATQLIGSCPAILQDFLTVPGLGVVDIRAIYGHQAIVTQHSLDLVIHLIPHKHIEPLTRNLGQWEQLNVKVPELTLPLGGNLQPATMIETAVQDYHLRLKGYDALLELQQRHQQLLNPSSPRHK; from the coding sequence GTGAGATTGCAAGGCGTGAGTAGCCCTAGTGAAGACAACGTCACCAGCCATGGCGTGCTGCTGGTCATTTTTGACGTCGGGGTTCTATTGAGGGGGGAAAGCCGCGTTGGCAAAAGCAGCCTAGCCCTAGAATTAATCCGACGGGGACACCGTTTAATCGCGGATGATGCGCCCATTTTCCAGCGGACAGCAGCCACCCAATTGATCGGCAGTTGCCCGGCTATATTGCAGGATTTTCTAACCGTGCCAGGCTTGGGTGTGGTCGATATTCGTGCGATCTATGGTCATCAGGCTATCGTCACCCAACACTCCCTTGATCTTGTCATCCATCTTATTCCTCACAAACATATCGAACCGCTCACCCGCAACCTAGGCCAGTGGGAGCAGCTAAACGTGAAAGTGCCTGAACTTACCTTGCCCTTGGGAGGTAATTTGCAACCAGCCACGATGATAGAAACGGCCGTCCAAGACTATCACTTGCGGCTCAAAGGTTATGATGCCTTGCTTGAGCTGCAACAACGTCACCAGCAGCTCCTTAATCCCTCCTCCCCTAGGCACAAGTAA
- the lptB gene encoding LPS export ABC transporter ATP-binding protein: protein MSRLSAYHLAKCYQSRWVVRDVSLELSSGEVVGLLGPNGAGKTTCFYMLVGLISTDKGLISLDHHEITQYPIHRRARLGISYLPQEASVFRKLTVAENIMAIAETRSDLTKPERRQLVDALLHELNITHVKKTLGMSLSGGERRRVEIARALAVEPQFILLDEPFAGVDPISVLDIQGIIRQLTERGIGVLITDHNVRETLGICQYAYIVNEGEVIAKGQPREILNNERVKEVYLGYNFHL from the coding sequence ATGAGCAGGCTATCAGCCTATCACCTTGCCAAATGCTACCAATCCCGCTGGGTGGTCAGGGATGTTTCTCTAGAACTCTCAAGTGGCGAAGTCGTGGGCCTACTCGGCCCCAATGGTGCCGGTAAGACAACTTGTTTCTACATGCTAGTGGGCTTAATTTCAACCGACAAAGGTCTCATTTCTTTAGACCATCACGAGATCACTCAATACCCCATTCATCGCCGGGCCCGCTTAGGAATCAGCTACCTGCCCCAAGAAGCCTCGGTTTTCCGCAAGCTGACCGTGGCCGAAAATATTATGGCCATCGCAGAAACCCGAAGCGATCTGACAAAACCAGAGCGCCGACAGCTGGTGGACGCGCTGCTGCATGAACTGAACATTACCCATGTGAAAAAAACCTTGGGGATGAGCCTCTCGGGCGGAGAGCGGCGGCGTGTTGAAATTGCCCGTGCACTGGCAGTAGAACCACAATTTATACTATTAGATGAGCCTTTTGCCGGAGTGGACCCTATTTCGGTGCTAGACATCCAGGGTATCATCCGGCAACTGACAGAACGGGGGATCGGTGTCTTAATTACCGATCACAATGTCCGGGAAACCCTAGGAATTTGCCAGTATGCTTATATTGTGAATGAAGGTGAAGTCATCGCCAAAGGTCAACCTCGGGAAATTCTTAATAATGAACGAGTAAAGGAAGTTTATTTGGGGTACAATTTTCATCTTTAA
- a CDS encoding RNA polymerase factor sigma-54, which produces MKTSLQLRLGQQLTMTPQLQQAIRLLQLSSLELQTEIQQALESNPLLEQSESEEGQERLDTDEVKEAITPEGNEIATSLGEAIPDELPVDSSWNDIYDSLPLPASSGEEFLPDLENQGNREETLQEHLLWQARLAATNEKDLVIATAIIDSINEEGYLCGTLEEIQQSLGEEIEVEPKEVEVILHQVQNFDPPGVGARDLGECLLLQLKQYPPDTPWLEKAKLLLSHYLDTLGKRDYAQLMRAMKLSEQELGAAIHLIQSLNPRPGTQIQPSKTEYVVPDVYVTKQSGSWHVELNPDIAPRLRVNTQYASLIRRADDSLTNSYLKNQLQEARWFLKSLHSRNETLLKVACCIVERQQGFLEQGEEAMRPLVLHDIAEAVSMHESTISRVTTNKYMHTPRGIYELKYFFSSHVATSSGGECSATAIRALIKKLIAGEEPRRPLSDSKIAQILAEQGIKVARRTIAKYRENLNIPPSNERKRLI; this is translated from the coding sequence ATGAAAACCTCTCTCCAACTACGCCTTGGGCAACAACTTACGATGACACCCCAGCTGCAGCAAGCCATTCGCCTGTTGCAGCTCTCGTCTTTGGAACTACAAACTGAAATCCAACAGGCGCTAGAATCGAATCCGCTGCTTGAGCAAAGTGAAAGCGAAGAGGGACAGGAGCGTTTAGACACCGATGAGGTAAAGGAAGCCATCACCCCTGAGGGCAATGAGATAGCCACCTCACTCGGCGAGGCAATCCCCGACGAATTGCCGGTAGACAGCAGTTGGAACGATATCTATGACAGCTTACCGTTGCCTGCTTCCTCTGGAGAGGAATTCTTACCCGATCTGGAAAACCAAGGCAATCGAGAAGAAACCTTACAAGAACACTTGCTTTGGCAGGCTCGTTTGGCGGCGACCAACGAGAAGGATCTCGTCATTGCCACCGCCATTATCGATTCGATTAATGAAGAAGGCTATTTATGCGGCACTCTTGAGGAGATACAACAAAGCCTAGGAGAGGAAATCGAGGTTGAGCCCAAGGAAGTGGAAGTTATCTTGCATCAGGTACAAAATTTCGACCCCCCTGGTGTTGGAGCCCGTGACTTAGGTGAGTGCCTACTGTTACAGCTGAAACAATATCCCCCGGACACCCCTTGGCTAGAAAAAGCAAAGCTGCTGTTGTCCCACTATCTCGACACACTAGGTAAACGGGACTATGCCCAATTAATGCGGGCAATGAAATTATCGGAACAAGAACTGGGAGCGGCCATCCACTTGATTCAATCCCTCAATCCACGGCCAGGAACCCAAATACAACCCAGTAAAACCGAGTACGTCGTGCCTGATGTCTATGTCACTAAGCAAAGTGGCAGCTGGCATGTTGAACTTAACCCTGATATCGCGCCACGTCTGCGGGTTAATACCCAGTACGCCAGCCTGATCCGGCGGGCTGATGACAGTCTCACTAACAGCTATCTTAAAAACCAGCTCCAAGAAGCCCGCTGGTTCCTTAAAAGTTTACATAGCCGCAATGAAACATTACTTAAAGTTGCGTGCTGCATCGTGGAACGCCAACAGGGATTCTTAGAGCAGGGCGAAGAAGCCATGCGTCCTTTAGTACTCCACGATATTGCAGAAGCCGTCTCCATGCATGAATCCACTATCTCGCGGGTCACAACCAACAAATATATGCATACCCCCCGAGGAATCTATGAGCTAAAATACTTTTTTTCCAGCCATGTGGCTACCAGCAGCGGGGGAGAATGCTCTGCAACTGCCATCCGCGCCCTTATCAAGAAATTAATTGCCGGGGAAGAGCCCCGCAGGCCCCTAAGCGATAGTAAAATCGCGCAAATCTTAGCCGAACAAGGCATTAAAGTGGCACGGCGTACCATCGCTAAATATCGGGAGAACTTGAACATCCCCCCCTCCAATGAACGGAAACGATTGATCTAA
- the mlaE gene encoding lipid asymmetry maintenance ABC transporter permease subunit MlaE → MISALLRLGRWGLGTFERLGRGHLFLVRLLLGIAALLLRLPLLIVQMYSVGVLTLPIIVVSGAFVGMVLGLQGYNTLVDFGAEESLGVIVSLSLVRELGPVVSALLFAGRAGSALTAEIGLMKTTEQLSGMEMMAVDPMRRVVAPRFFAGCFSMPLLTAIFSAVGVLGGYFVGVGLLGVDEGAFWSQMQANTDWEEDILNGVIKSLVFGFVVTWIAVFEGYDTAPTSEGVARATTRTVVHSAFAVLALDFVLTALMFGVE, encoded by the coding sequence GTGATTAGCGCTCTTCTTCGCTTAGGTCGCTGGGGGCTGGGAACTTTTGAACGTTTGGGGCGAGGCCACCTTTTTTTGGTGCGACTACTGCTAGGTATTGCCGCCCTATTGCTACGTTTGCCTCTGCTTATTGTGCAGATGTATTCCGTGGGAGTTTTGACCTTACCCATCATTGTGGTGTCTGGTGCCTTTGTCGGTATGGTGTTAGGGCTTCAAGGTTATAATACCTTAGTTGATTTTGGCGCTGAGGAGTCCTTGGGGGTGATTGTCTCCCTCTCCTTGGTTCGAGAATTGGGACCTGTGGTCAGTGCTTTGCTCTTTGCAGGGCGGGCCGGTTCTGCCCTTACCGCTGAAATCGGTCTCATGAAAACGACCGAGCAACTGTCAGGAATGGAGATGATGGCGGTTGATCCGATGCGCCGAGTCGTTGCTCCCCGCTTTTTTGCAGGTTGTTTTTCCATGCCGCTATTGACGGCGATTTTCAGTGCTGTGGGGGTGCTAGGAGGATATTTTGTGGGAGTGGGGTTGTTGGGCGTGGATGAAGGGGCCTTTTGGTCACAGATGCAAGCTAATACCGATTGGGAAGAAGATATCCTCAATGGGGTGATTAAAAGCTTGGTGTTCGGTTTTGTGGTTACCTGGATAGCTGTTTTTGAAGGTTACGATACTGCCCCCACCTCTGAAGGGGTCGCCCGGGCGACCACCCGTACTGTTGTCCATTCTGCTTTTGCTGTACTAGCGCTGGACTTTGTGTTAACTGCCCTAATGTTTGGAGTTGAATAG
- a CDS encoding VacJ family lipoprotein → MNRISAMVLRAGLGVFVSLLVGCATNATYDDPRDPFEGFNRAIYGFNDAADRYVMKPIAEGYDQVVPTPVDKSITNFFSNLEDLIITINAIFQGKFHQGLTDFARFLANTTVGVGGLFDVATSGGMVKHNEDFGQTLGVWGFNTGPYLVLPLLGPSDVRDGFGLGIDALTWPIIYLGNTGIKSGLAGTRAVDARADLLEATDILKEAALDPYVYTREAFLQRRKFLVYDGKVPKEKFPEEEFEVDDEEEAPGEPPAPVPTYR, encoded by the coding sequence ATGAACCGAATATCTGCAATGGTGCTACGGGCCGGGCTAGGAGTATTCGTTAGCCTATTGGTTGGCTGTGCGACTAACGCCACCTATGATGACCCCCGTGACCCCTTCGAAGGCTTTAACCGCGCTATCTACGGATTTAATGATGCCGCAGATCGCTATGTAATGAAACCCATTGCGGAAGGTTACGATCAGGTTGTACCGACTCCCGTTGACAAAAGTATCACCAATTTCTTTAGTAACCTCGAAGATTTAATCATTACTATAAACGCCATATTCCAAGGGAAATTCCACCAAGGGTTAACAGATTTCGCACGCTTCCTAGCGAACACCACAGTGGGTGTCGGAGGTCTATTTGATGTGGCCACCTCCGGCGGCATGGTTAAGCATAATGAAGACTTTGGGCAAACGCTAGGAGTCTGGGGCTTTAACACCGGGCCTTATTTGGTTTTGCCCCTGTTGGGACCGAGCGACGTGCGGGACGGTTTTGGCCTGGGGATCGATGCCCTCACCTGGCCTATCATCTATTTGGGAAATACGGGAATAAAATCTGGACTCGCCGGGACACGAGCGGTGGATGCCCGGGCAGACTTACTGGAAGCGACCGATATCCTGAAGGAAGCGGCTTTGGATCCCTATGTCTACACCCGAGAAGCCTTTCTCCAACGTCGCAAGTTCCTAGTGTACGATGGCAAAGTACCTAAAGAGAAATTTCCGGAAGAAGAGTTCGAAGTTGACGACGAAGAAGAGGCGCCTGGAGAACCTCCCGCTCCAGTTCCCACTTACCGCTAG
- a CDS encoding ABC transporter ATP-binding protein codes for MSTEPDASLVKIRGLHFSHGKRPIFKGVDINIQRGKVTAIMGPSGTGKTTLLRLIGGQLHPDAGTVEVDGYPVPSLPRGELYALRRRMGMLFQTGALLTDLSVFDNVAFPLREHTRLSETMIRDLVLIKLQAVGLRCARSLMPSELSGGMARRVALARAIALDPMMIMYDEPFTGQDPISMGTLVQLIRLLNDALGLTSIIVSHDVQETASISDYIYILSGGQVVEHGTPEQINRSGSAAVKQFMQGLPDGPVPFHYPGRDYAEDLLNPEQGSSAPSLKKLKRLFRRRTGREAA; via the coding sequence ATGAGTACAGAACCAGATGCATCTCTGGTCAAAATCCGGGGCCTACATTTTTCCCATGGGAAACGCCCTATTTTCAAAGGGGTGGATATTAATATCCAGCGGGGAAAAGTGACCGCCATTATGGGACCGAGTGGGACAGGTAAGACCACCCTATTGCGTTTGATTGGAGGGCAACTACATCCTGATGCAGGTACTGTGGAGGTGGATGGTTACCCGGTCCCTTCTTTACCTAGGGGAGAGCTTTATGCGTTGCGTCGACGGATGGGGATGCTGTTTCAAACCGGTGCTTTGCTGACTGATCTCTCCGTGTTTGATAATGTCGCTTTTCCATTACGAGAGCATACTCGGTTGTCTGAAACTATGATCCGTGATTTGGTGCTTATCAAGCTCCAAGCTGTCGGTCTGCGTTGTGCCCGTTCTCTTATGCCTAGCGAACTTTCCGGGGGGATGGCTCGCCGGGTGGCTTTAGCCCGGGCGATTGCATTAGATCCGATGATGATCATGTATGATGAGCCCTTCACGGGCCAGGATCCCATCTCCATGGGGACCTTAGTACAACTTATTCGACTGCTTAATGATGCCCTTGGACTAACAAGTATTATCGTCTCCCATGATGTTCAGGAAACCGCTTCCATTTCGGATTATATTTATATTCTCTCGGGAGGGCAGGTAGTGGAGCACGGTACACCGGAGCAGATTAATCGCTCTGGTTCTGCTGCTGTCAAGCAATTTATGCAGGGACTGCCTGATGGGCCAGTGCCATTCCATTATCCCGGTAGGGACTATGCTGAAGACCTACTCAACCCAGAGCAGGGCAGTTCTGCTCCTTCTTTAAAGAAGTTAAAGCGTCTGTTTAGGCGGCGTACTGGGCGGGAGGCAGCGTGA
- the mlaD gene encoding outer membrane lipid asymmetry maintenance protein MlaD produces the protein MRQSRAVELIVGLFVAAGLGALFMLAMKVSNLSLVAQEDTYSVTAKFQNIGGLKVRSPVTLAGVTIGRVAVIQIDSQTYEAEVRMRIESQYDYLPEDTSASIYTAGLLGEQYIALEPGGAEVYLKEGDKIFLTQSALVLEELIGQFLYSKAAGES, from the coding sequence ATGAGGCAGTCTCGAGCAGTAGAACTCATTGTGGGCCTATTTGTGGCTGCGGGTCTAGGAGCACTTTTTATGCTGGCGATGAAGGTCAGCAATTTAAGCCTGGTAGCGCAGGAGGACACTTACTCCGTCACCGCAAAATTCCAGAATATTGGAGGCCTTAAGGTGCGCTCTCCGGTGACTTTGGCCGGGGTTACCATTGGCCGGGTGGCTGTTATACAAATCGACTCCCAAACTTATGAGGCAGAGGTCAGGATGCGTATTGAGTCCCAGTATGACTATTTGCCCGAAGATACCTCAGCCAGTATCTACACCGCCGGGTTGCTGGGCGAGCAGTATATTGCCTTGGAGCCCGGGGGAGCCGAGGTTTATCTCAAAGAAGGTGACAAGATCTTCCTTACCCAATCCGCCCTGGTGTTAGAGGAACTCATTGGCCAATTCCTTTATAGCAAAGCTGCTGGAGAGTCTTAG
- the lptA gene encoding lipopolysaccharide transport periplasmic protein LptA yields the protein MSRHLGLKFTALWLIFAGVEDKTAWALSSDKEQPIHIEADRGELDDRKHIAVYRGNVHLTQGTLRIDSDILTIYYTPEKKLEKAIAEGQPVWYRQRPDNSDEDIRAKALRMEYHANTATIYLLRKAHVWQSANEFTGDRIVYETEHDIVRGEGSKTGDGRVHVTIRPDNSNTPGSEPTPENSTPIPAEPEPPENQEGDNQELNPELTHGRTTTWLNLRTGPDTDYSKTALLPPRTPITILERQEEWLHISTLAKGESIEGWVHADFIRLLDGHRE from the coding sequence ATGAGCCGACACCTAGGCCTTAAATTCACCGCCCTTTGGCTTATTTTCGCGGGCGTAGAGGATAAAACTGCCTGGGCCTTATCCAGCGATAAGGAGCAACCCATCCATATTGAGGCCGATCGAGGAGAGCTAGATGATCGCAAACACATCGCGGTCTATCGCGGCAACGTCCATCTTACCCAAGGTACCCTGCGCATTGACTCCGATATCCTGACAATCTACTACACGCCGGAAAAAAAACTGGAAAAAGCCATTGCCGAAGGCCAGCCCGTATGGTATCGGCAACGACCCGACAATAGCGATGAAGATATCCGGGCTAAAGCGCTGCGAATGGAATATCACGCCAACACGGCAACCATTTATCTTTTACGGAAGGCCCATGTCTGGCAGAGTGCCAATGAATTTACCGGCGATCGTATCGTCTACGAAACAGAACATGATATTGTGAGGGGCGAAGGCTCCAAGACGGGGGATGGCCGAGTCCACGTCACGATCCGTCCTGACAACAGCAACACTCCCGGCAGTGAGCCTACTCCTGAAAACTCAACCCCTATCCCGGCAGAGCCAGAGCCCCCAGAAAATCAAGAAGGTGATAACCAGGAGCTCAATCCTGAATTAACCCATGGGCGAACTACAACTTGGCTAAACTTACGTACCGGCCCCGACACCGATTACAGCAAAACAGCGCTCCTCCCACCCCGAACGCCAATCACTATCCTAGAGCGGCAAGAGGAATGGTTACACATCTCCACACTAGCCAAAGGCGAGTCAATAGAAGGTTGGGTCCATGCCGACTTTATTCGCTTGCTAGATGGACACAGGGAATAA
- a CDS encoding KpsF/GutQ family sugar-phosphate isomerase yields MVTHPLSSSLSSHDKDLDKRLAQLGAAVIETEASAVAALRARIDGNFAAACKYMLACTARIVVLGMGKSGHIGGKIAATLASTGTPAFFVHPGEASHGDLGMITEKDVVLALSNSGETAEICTILPLIKRLGVPLIALTGQPQSTLGRAADVHIDISVEKEACPLGLAPTASSTATLAMGDALAIALLEARGFTAEDFARSHPGGRLGRRLLLRISDIMHRGKDIPAVTEDVLLSRALLEMTRKGLGMTAVVNVQNQVVGIFTDGDLRRALDRGIDVHATPIAAIMTTHCKTLGPDHLAAEALQIMQRHRINALLVVDHTQHLIGALNMHDLLRAGVL; encoded by the coding sequence ATGGTAACCCACCCATTGAGTTCATCCCTATCCAGTCACGATAAGGATCTGGATAAACGGCTGGCCCAATTAGGAGCAGCTGTTATCGAAACTGAAGCCAGTGCAGTGGCTGCATTGAGAGCTCGAATTGACGGGAATTTTGCTGCTGCCTGCAAATACATGCTCGCCTGCACAGCTCGTATTGTGGTGCTAGGGATGGGTAAATCCGGCCATATTGGTGGTAAAATTGCGGCGACCCTGGCCAGTACGGGTACTCCTGCCTTTTTTGTCCACCCAGGAGAGGCTAGCCACGGCGATCTAGGCATGATTACCGAAAAAGATGTCGTTCTGGCTCTTTCCAATTCTGGAGAGACTGCAGAAATCTGCACTATTCTCCCCCTAATTAAACGTCTCGGCGTTCCACTGATTGCACTGACGGGCCAACCCCAATCAACCCTTGGAAGGGCTGCCGACGTTCATATTGATATTAGTGTAGAAAAAGAAGCCTGTCCCTTGGGGCTAGCCCCCACCGCAAGCAGTACGGCAACTCTAGCCATGGGTGATGCCCTTGCCATTGCCTTGCTAGAGGCCCGTGGTTTCACGGCGGAGGATTTTGCCCGCTCTCATCCCGGTGGCCGCCTGGGACGACGCCTCTTGCTTCGCATTAGCGATATCATGCACCGAGGGAAAGATATCCCCGCAGTTACCGAGGATGTGCTCTTAAGCCGTGCCCTGCTGGAAATGACCCGTAAAGGATTAGGAATGACAGCTGTCGTCAATGTTCAAAACCAGGTCGTAGGCATATTTACCGACGGAGACTTGCGCCGGGCTCTTGACCGGGGGATCGATGTGCATGCCACACCAATTGCCGCCATCATGACGACTCATTGTAAAACCTTAGGTCCTGATCATCTCGCCGCTGAGGCCTTGCAAATAATGCAGCGTCATCGTATTAATGCGCTCCTTGTGGTAGATCACACTCAACACTTAATCGGCGCCTTAAATATGCATGACCTGCTCCGAGCAGGTGTCTTGTAG